From the genome of Acidobacteriota bacterium:
GCCGTAGTTTCCGATCTCAGGGTTCGTCAGGACGACGATCTGGCCGGCGTAGGAGGGGTCAGTGAATATTTCCTGATAGCCGGTGATGCTGGTATTAAAAACGACTTCCCCGTAGCACTCGCCTTTCGCGCCGTAACCTTTGCCGCGGAAGATTCTGCCATCTTCCAAGGCCAGGATCGCTTGCATGCCGTCTCCGGGGATTGGATTTTATTGATTTTAGCAGAAAGCGTGCGCGGCTGAGCAGCACAGTTGTGGAAAACGAAGACCATCAACCACGAAGGTCGCGAAGTATCACGAAGGAAAACCCAAAAGGACAAGTCAGACTTCAGAAAAACTCTTCGTGTACCTTCGTGACCTTCGTGGTTAAAGGTTCTTAACGCAGAACCCCGACCTTCCCCACCGGCCAATACACGAACACGGCCTTGCCGTAGATGAAGTCAGCATCCACCGGCCCGAAGTCGCGCGAGTCGTTGGACATGGTGCGGTGGTCGCCGAGCACGTAGTAGGAGCCCGCGGCCACAACCTCCTCCGGACAAGAACGCGGATCGAAGTATTCCACCGGGACATAAGGCTCGGGCACCAGCGTGCCATTCACGTAGACGTATCCATTGCGGATGACGATCTTGTCGCCGGCCACGCCGATCACGCGCTTGATGTAGCTCTTCTGCGGATCGCGCGGATAGTGGAACACCACGATGTCGCCACGCTGGATGGATTCGAACTTGTAAACAAACTTGTTGATGAAGATGCGTTCCTGGTCTTCGAGGCCGGGGAGCATGCTCGTGCCTTCCACCTTCACCGGCTGGTAGAGGAACATGATGATGAAAGCGGAGACGAGCGCCGAGATCACCAGATCGCGCGTCCACATGCGGGCCGTCCCCCAGCGACTGCGGTGTGCAGGAACGCCGGAAGCGGGAACCCCGGACGCAGGTGCGCCGGAAGGGGGCTGCGGCGGCTCGGTGGTTGAGTTCCTCGGGTCCATCGACTCGATTCGGGCGTCCATCGCCATATAGATTCTAGTATGGTTTAGACGCGCCGGGCGGTAGAACGGTAGACGTTTGCCCGCTCTTCGAATCGCAGTCCCGTGCATCTAAGGTTAGCAACACCCCCAGGCAGGCGTCTCTTTTAGAATGAAAGGCAGCTAGAATGAAGAGCAGGAGTTCCCACTCATGAAGCGTATGTTTCCGATGAAGCGCATCTATGGCGCGCTGTTCGTCGCGTTGTTTGCCGTGACCACCTCGGCCCAGTGGATGGACGACACCCCGGCCTTCCACACCGGTCCGCCGCCGAAGGGCGAGAAGCTGGCGCCCATCCTCAGGCCCGACCAGGTCACCGGCCAGGGGGTGCAGTACCCTTACCAGAAACATGCGTACGTGCTGGCGTCGAAGGTGGATAAGGTCATCTACCAGCAACCTTGTTACTGCCACTGCGACAAGGGCCACGGACACACCAGCCTGCGCACGTGTTTCGAGTCGATCCACGGCGCGCACTGCGGCATCTGCCTGAAAGAGGCGGTCTACACCTATCAGCAGAGCAAGAAAGGTAAGACCGCGGCGCAGATCCGCCAGGGCATCATGAACAAGGACTACGAGAACGTGAATCTCGAGACGTCGAGCGCTATCCAGTAGACATTTGTGGTCTCTAGATCGGTGATGCGGTGATCGGAGCGCGACCTCGTCGCGCTCTCACTGTTTGGGGTGCCGCGGGTGGCCCGTTTGACTCGCCCTAGACGTTGCGCGTATAAACAGCCCTGCTCTAGGGTGCGTTTTTGTGATTTCCACAGCCCTGTGGATGGGCCCTGCAGGCGTAGCTTCACGGAAGAGCAATCAGATGAAGAAGAAAGCGGCAGCAAAGGTTAAAGCCTCGTCTGCCAAATCAAAGAAAACAAAAGGTAAAACTCGCTCAAAAGGGAGCGGCGCTACGGTTGCACCAGTGCCGGTGCGGCGGCCTAACTTCGCCGAAGAGCCTCGTTATGCACAGGCTGTGCAAAATTATGAGGCCGGACTTAAGGCGATGCAGGAGCATAAGTTCGAGCGCGCCAAGGGTTTATTGGAGAAAGTGGTCAAGGGAGCGAGCCGCGAGTTGGGCGATCGCGCTCTCGTCCACCTCAACACCTGCAATCAGCAAATGGCGCGCACCTCTACCTCCTTCAAGACGCCCGAAGAGCACTACGACTTCGCCGTGTCGCTCATGAACTCCGGTTCCTACGACGAAGCGCGCACCCATCTCGAGAAGATCCAGAAGCAGTCGCCCAAAGCCGATTACGCCGTGTATGGCTTGGCCGCGCTGTCTTGCCTGATGCACAAGCCGGAAGACGCGCTGCGTTACCTCGCTGCCGCTATCAAGATGAACGCGATGAACCGGCTGCAGGCGCGCAACGACACCGACTTCCAGAACCTCGCCGACGACCCGCGCTTCACCGAACTGCTCTATCCCGAGGCCTCCGAGCCACCGCCGGTGACGACGAGCGGCTCGCGCACCCGGTAGAATCTTCGTTATGAGCTCCCAGGAAAGCCGGCCCCGCGGTGGTTTGCGTGCGACCCCGAGGTCGACGCAACGTCCGCTGCGCGTGGTCGCCATCGGTGGCGGCACCGGACTCTCCACCCTGCTCAAGGGGCTCAAGGCTTACGTCACCACTCCGGGAAGCCCGCCGGTGGCGGACACAGACGTCCCCGCCATCGATAGTCTCACTGCCGTCGTCACCGTGACCGACGATGGCGGCTCCAGCGGTCGCCTGCGCAAAGAGTTCAACATGCTGCCGCCGGGCGACATCCGCAACTGCATCGTCGCGCTCTCCGAAGACGAGGCGCTGCTCTCCAAACTGTTCCAATATCGTTTCACCCAGGGCGCCGGCCTCGAGGGCCACAGCTTCGGCAACCTGTTCGTCACCGCGCTCACCGCGGTCACCGGAGACTTTGCCAAGGCGGTCGAGCTTTCTTCCGCCATCCTGGCCACGCGCGGGCAGATCGTGCCCTCCACCACGTCGAACGTGCAACTGGTCGCCTCCATGAACGATGGTTCCGAGGTCACAGGCGAGACCAACATCACCGCCAGCGAGCAGCGCATCGTGGAGCTGCGCATGGTCCCGAAAGATGCCCAACCGCTACCCGAGACGCTCGCGGCCATCGCCAACGCCGACCTCATCACCATCGGACCGGGATCGCTGTTCACCTCGCTCATCCCCAACCTGCTGGTGCAGGGCGTGGCGGCGGCCATCGCGGAGTCGCCCGCGCTCAAGGTCTTCGTCTGCAACTTGATGACGCAGGCGAACGAGAGTCTCGACCTGAGCGCGGCCGACCACGTGCTCGCCATCTACATGCACGCCGGCGCCAAGCGGCTGTTCGACGTGGCGCTGGTCAACGACCGTCCTGTCTCCGCCGCGCTGCGCGCCAAGTATGCGGAGGAAGGCCAGACGCAGATCGAGCTCGACGAGGCCGGATTCCGCACGCTGGGATTGCGCGTGCTCACCGGCGACTTCCTGGAAGAGGATGTCATGGCCCGCCACGCCACCCATCGCCTGGCCAAAAGGCTGTTGGCACTCGGCATGGAGCACGTCGCTCTTCGCGAAAACCTCCGCGAATCGCACGCCACACCGGCGGCGACTGATTAGCCGCCACGCTGCGACGGCTGTTACCATAAACCCGCGAATGTCTGGAACGAAAACCAAGTCCAAGCCCAGCTCTGCGCCTAGAAGCCCTGCGCCTACCAGCTCTGCGCGCAGTGGCGGCTTCGCCATCGCCATCATGGCGGCGGGCAAAGGCACGCGGCTGAAGTCGAAGCGTCCCAAGGTGCTGCACGAGATCGGCGGCCAGCCACTGCTGATGTACGTTATCGCCGCGGCCAAACAGGTCGCCGACCCCAAAGATATCTACGTCATCATCGGGCACGAGGCGGAGAAGGTGCGCGCAGCGGTGGCCTCCACCGGCGTGGGCTTCGTGTTGCAGAAAGAACAGCGCGGCACCGGCCACGCCATCAAGGTCGCGCGCGAAGCGCTGAAGAAGTACCCGCACGTGCTGGTACTCTCCGGCGACGTGCCGCTCATTCGGCCGGAGACCATCCGCCGCGTGCGTGACTTCCACCGGAAGAAGCGCGCCGCGATGACGGTATTGACCGCCCTGCCCTCAGACCCGACCGGATATGGGCGCGTGATCCGCGCCCAGGGTCGCGACCATGCCGCCAACATCGCCGCCATCGTCGAGCAGAAAGCGCTGACCAAAGCGCAGCGCTCGGCGCGCGAGATCAACTCCGGCATCTACGCCTTCGAGACCAAGCCGCTCTATGCGCACATCGACAAGCTCAAGACCGCGAACGCGAATCGCGAGTTTTATCTCACCGACATGGCCGCGCTGCTGGGCAAGGCGAAACAGCGCGTGGTCGCGGTGACGGCCGCCCGCGCGGGCGAGGTGCTGGGCGCGAACACCATCGCCGAGCTGGTGCAGCTCGATGCTCACATGCGCGCGCAGAAGGCGGCTGAGCTGATGGCCGCGGGCGTGACCATCTACCGCCCCGAGACGTGCGTGATCGATCCCTGGGTGGAGGTGGGCGCGGACACCGTGATCGAGCCATTCGTCCAGCTGCTGGGTGGAACCCGCATCGGCCAGGACTGTTACATCCGCTCGTACAGCGTGATCTTCGGCTCCCTGATCGGAAACCATGTTCTGATCCGCAATGGCTGCGTGATCCAAGCATCAAGCATCGCCGACGGCGCCAAGCTCGGTCCGTATGCCCACCTCCGCGAGAGTAGCGACATCGGCGAGGGCGCCCACGTCGGCAATTTCGTCGAGACGAAAAAAGCGCGCCTCGGTAAAGGCAGCAAGGCGAACCACCTTTCATACCTCGGCGACGCGGCCATCGGCGATGGCGTGAACATCGGCGCCGGGACCATCACCTGCAACTACGATGGCGTGGACAAGCACGGCACGGTGATCGACGACGGCGCCTTCATCGGCTCCGACTCCACGCTGGTGGCGCCGGTGCGCATCGGAAAGGATGCGTACGTGGGCGCGGCCTCGTGCATCACCGAAGACGTGCCTGCTGAATCTCTCGCCATCGGCCGCTCGCGCCAGGTCATCAAAGAGGGCTGGGCGCGCGCGCGCCGCGCCAGCAAAGCCGACGCTGCCAAGAAGTGATGGCGCGGCTTCCCTGCCGCCGCAGTGAGCCTTTGAATCTCCCGGGGCGTAAAATCGTGCCAGGCGCTCCATGTCCACCACTCTTAAGGACGTCCTCTACGAGCACGTGCGCGAGGGCGCGCGCGAACTCTGGGCGCCGATCGACAAGAACCGCATCCGCTGCTATGCGTGCGGACACGAGTGTCCCATCGCCGAAGGACAAGCCGGCGTCTGCAAGGTCCGCTTCAACCGTGGTGGCCAGCTGCTCGTGCCCTGGGGATACGTTGGCGGGGTGCAGTGCGACCCGATCGAGAAGAAGCCGTTCTTCCACGCGTATCCGGGCGCGTTGGCCTATAGCTTCGGCATGTTGGGATGCGACCTGCACTGCGGCTACTGCCAGAACTGGGTGACGTCGCAGGCGCTTCGCGATACGAGCGCAGTCTCGCCACCACTCGCGGCTTCGCCTGAAGCGCTGGTGAAGGACGCCTTGCGACTCGGCGCACGCGCTCTCGTCTCCACCTATAACGAGCCGCTGATCACCTCGGAGTGGGCGGTCGCCATCTTTAAACAAGCGAAGCAGGCCGGCCTGGTGACCGGATTCGTCTCCAACGGCAATGGGACGCCGCAGGTGCTCGAGTACATCCGGCCGCACATCGATCTGTACAAGGTGGATTTGAAGTCGTTCGACGACCGACACTACCGCGAGCTCGGCGGACGCATCGAGCCCATCCTGCGGACCATTCGGCGGTTGTACGAGATGCAGTTCTGGCTGGAGATCGTCACGCTGATCATTCCGGGCTTCAACGATTCGTCGGACGAGTTGCAGCGCGCAGCGGAGTTCTTGGCCGGCGTCTCACCGGATATCCCGTGGCACGTCACCGCTTTCCACTCCGATTACAAGATGGGCGAGACGCCGAACACGCCGGTGGAGACGCTGCTGCGCGCGGCTGAGATCGGCCAGCAGGCCGGGCTGCGCTACGTCTACGCCGGCAACCTGCCGGGACGCGTTGGCGACCTCGAGAACACCCGCTGCCACAGTTGCCGCGAGCTGCTCATCGAGCGCTACGGATACCTCATCACCGGATATCACCTGACCGAAGACGGTAAGTGTCCGCAGTGCGCGACCGCGCTGCCCGGACGCTGGGCAAAGAGATTCGATGGGCAGATCACCGACCGGCCTTTTCTGCCGCGCAGCCGTGCTGGGCTGATCTCTTTGACCTAAATTTTAGGAAACTTTTTCCGCTGGCTTACGTCTATGGATGTAACCAGAACCCCAAAACGGGCGGACGCTACGACCCCCAATATTTGTACCGGCGTCCGCCCTCTTCCTTTCTATTTCCCCGCTGCGGCGCCATTGTTCCCGGGCATGTTCCGCGGTAACTCTTTCAACAACGATGCTGCGCTGCGGAACCACGGGCGTTCGCGGCGCTTCAGGTATCCCGGCAGCGTAGCTTTCTTGGCGAGTATCTTTTCCGCCCAGACGCGCGCTTCGTGGTCGCGGCCTTGCAGGTGGAGAAAGACGGCGTAGTTATATTGCGTCTCGGAGAGAGTGGAGAGCCGCGTGGCGCTCACGAATGCGGCGGCGGCACGCTCCGCATCACCGGTGCG
Proteins encoded in this window:
- the lepB gene encoding signal peptidase I, which gives rise to MWTRDLVISALVSAFIIMFLYQPVKVEGTSMLPGLEDQERIFINKFVYKFESIQRGDIVVFHYPRDPQKSYIKRVIGVAGDKIVIRNGYVYVNGTLVPEPYVPVEYFDPRSCPEEVVAAGSYYVLGDHRTMSNDSRDFGPVDADFIYGKAVFVYWPVGKVGVLR
- a CDS encoding PCYCGC domain-containing protein, whose translation is MKRMFPMKRIYGALFVALFAVTTSAQWMDDTPAFHTGPPPKGEKLAPILRPDQVTGQGVQYPYQKHAYVLASKVDKVIYQQPCYCHCDKGHGHTSLRTCFESIHGAHCGICLKEAVYTYQQSKKGKTAAQIRQGIMNKDYENVNLETSSAIQ
- a CDS encoding tetratricopeptide repeat protein; the encoded protein is MQEHKFERAKGLLEKVVKGASRELGDRALVHLNTCNQQMARTSTSFKTPEEHYDFAVSLMNSGSYDEARTHLEKIQKQSPKADYAVYGLAALSCLMHKPEDALRYLAAAIKMNAMNRLQARNDTDFQNLADDPRFTELLYPEASEPPPVTTSGSRTR
- the yvcK gene encoding uridine diphosphate-N-acetylglucosamine-binding protein YvcK; this encodes MSSQESRPRGGLRATPRSTQRPLRVVAIGGGTGLSTLLKGLKAYVTTPGSPPVADTDVPAIDSLTAVVTVTDDGGSSGRLRKEFNMLPPGDIRNCIVALSEDEALLSKLFQYRFTQGAGLEGHSFGNLFVTALTAVTGDFAKAVELSSAILATRGQIVPSTTSNVQLVASMNDGSEVTGETNITASEQRIVELRMVPKDAQPLPETLAAIANADLITIGPGSLFTSLIPNLLVQGVAAAIAESPALKVFVCNLMTQANESLDLSAADHVLAIYMHAGAKRLFDVALVNDRPVSAALRAKYAEEGQTQIELDEAGFRTLGLRVLTGDFLEEDVMARHATHRLAKRLLALGMEHVALRENLRESHATPAATD
- the glmU gene encoding bifunctional UDP-N-acetylglucosamine diphosphorylase/glucosamine-1-phosphate N-acetyltransferase GlmU encodes the protein MAAGKGTRLKSKRPKVLHEIGGQPLLMYVIAAAKQVADPKDIYVIIGHEAEKVRAAVASTGVGFVLQKEQRGTGHAIKVAREALKKYPHVLVLSGDVPLIRPETIRRVRDFHRKKRAAMTVLTALPSDPTGYGRVIRAQGRDHAANIAAIVEQKALTKAQRSAREINSGIYAFETKPLYAHIDKLKTANANREFYLTDMAALLGKAKQRVVAVTAARAGEVLGANTIAELVQLDAHMRAQKAAELMAAGVTIYRPETCVIDPWVEVGADTVIEPFVQLLGGTRIGQDCYIRSYSVIFGSLIGNHVLIRNGCVIQASSIADGAKLGPYAHLRESSDIGEGAHVGNFVETKKARLGKGSKANHLSYLGDAAIGDGVNIGAGTITCNYDGVDKHGTVIDDGAFIGSDSTLVAPVRIGKDAYVGAASCITEDVPAESLAIGRSRQVIKEGWARARRASKADAAKK
- the amrS gene encoding AmmeMemoRadiSam system radical SAM enzyme, whose protein sequence is MSTTLKDVLYEHVREGARELWAPIDKNRIRCYACGHECPIAEGQAGVCKVRFNRGGQLLVPWGYVGGVQCDPIEKKPFFHAYPGALAYSFGMLGCDLHCGYCQNWVTSQALRDTSAVSPPLAASPEALVKDALRLGARALVSTYNEPLITSEWAVAIFKQAKQAGLVTGFVSNGNGTPQVLEYIRPHIDLYKVDLKSFDDRHYRELGGRIEPILRTIRRLYEMQFWLEIVTLIIPGFNDSSDELQRAAEFLAGVSPDIPWHVTAFHSDYKMGETPNTPVETLLRAAEIGQQAGLRYVYAGNLPGRVGDLENTRCHSCRELLIERYGYLITGYHLTEDGKCPQCATALPGRWAKRFDGQITDRPFLPRSRAGLISLT